The DNA sequence attatgctaaTTTTCTAAGGTtactgatcctaatcctaaaaAACGATATATATCCAAAAAGTGACTAATAACTATCTCTAACCAACGAACTATGATGAgtgaaatatttaaatatttaatgcgAGGCTTCTGAAGAAGATATTTCTAAAgagaattatatatttttttttattgtcctTGCGCCGCCATCAAGCATAACCATTAAGAGGAATTTCGTCACTAATTAATATTACAACAAAAGTTGTAGTAGTGACAAACAAGCATGAGGAATGCTCCCTTATTGGCAAATGTGGCATAACGTAGTTTACAACAATTGGTGGCGAAATAAATTTGTTTAAAACAATATTTATCTACAACTACAACTAATCCATTTGCTTTCAACCATACAAATATACACATGGTGCCAAAATAGCCAAGGCATGCTTAATCAACATgggattaaattatataaaaaaaaacacacacacacacacaatatCCCCAccattcatctgaagaaaacatcTAGTTTCTTCATTACCCTAATTAAACACCGCCATggagaaaacacaaaataaagagAACCTAGAGAACACCGTAAAAAGGAATTTGGAGTGAAGTGGGGAGAGAGAGCATTTTTTCTGCGCCTTTTGCTTTAATCGAAGCCACTGCTTTCGCCGACCTCGTTCTTGGCGACACCCACCCATCCCCATCTAtactttcattttctattttcttatcacattatttaactattataatGATACTCCATAATCATGTTTACGGTCACCAAGTACATACTATATTATCGCGTTAGTATTATAGTTTAATCTAGAGGCATATTTTCGGATAACCActgtataataaaataattgaaataaaattgatGTGCAGGGCATGCAGTTTGAAAGAATTAAATTGGaccactatatatattttttttcctgaAAGGTGTTTCGTCATCACCGGCAACTGCAGCATTGACATAATCGACACACCGCCCAATTACTTTGATGCCATACAAACATGCCCAACGGTGCTCTCACAGCACCTTTCCATTTCATTCCAACCacgaaacggcgtcgtttagTGGACAACCTTACAACATTCGAACATGTTTTGCTCACACTTTCCTAATGCCTGCTACACTACTAGCCAGTAGTAGCcaataaaatattaatacttAGCAGTATTACTAGGAggttaatttataaaaaagaaaataaaacatacttAGTTAGAAATGGTATCAATTTATTAACTACAGTCGTAGATAGGAAAATGAAAGCTCCGTTGAATTAAAgggtgaaagaaaataaaagaaattcgtTCAACAATAACAAACAGAGAACTATAGAAGACATTCTCGATTGAAGTGGCCTACAAAgcatcaatcaatcaatcaatcagcAGACATAACAATCAATGATCCGATCATCTCAGAAACAACAAAacccaaaaatggaagaaatGTGTATGACGAGAACAAATTGAAACCACAGAATAGTAGGTTGATGATTAAGTATGAACTAATTGTGATTGTAACAATAGTAATCACCTAGAGCAAACAAAAACCAGACTACTATGTCTTTTTGTACATCGAAGGGGGTAGTgattaacaataataatgtacaaaaatagataaacaaagggaaaaaagaaaggGCAAGGACTAATTAAACCCACCTTTAATTTGCTCTATTCATGTTCCTTTTATTTGATTGTCTACTACTCACTACTGCCCCTGACCCCAACCACCCCAAATCTTGTCTCCAATGAAACTAACTAACCTCCTAACTGGACCTTTCTCCTCACCACCTTCAACCCCAACATCACCGCCGCCGTCACCAGCTTCATCGTCAACACGACCAGCCCCGCTGCTTTTACTACTCTCCGCCGCAGATTCCATGGGTTCATCAGATACCAGCGCCAACTGCTCGGGCTTGCTCTTATAAGAACCCTTCTTGTTCCTCTTGtctttcttcttgttctttgGGGGCTCGTTATTGCTCTCTAACCAGGCCTCATAGGCGTCGATAATTTCATGTATGCGTCGTTGATTAGGAGAGTTGTCCCACCTTTCCCAGTAAATCTTGTAGCAAATGAAGCAGCCGCAGTTATACAGAGGCGGATGGTTACCCTCCACAACCACCTTCTGGCTGTTGCCGTtattgttggtggtggtggtggtggtgcggcGAGGTTTGGGGTTGGAGGAAGAGGGGCTAGAGGAAAAGGGGCATGTTAGGAGATAAGCAAGGACTTCTAAGTCTTGAGGAGAAAGAGCGACGGTGAGAGTGAGGATGGCGGGTGGCAAGAAGGCGAGGTGGTGGTCCGATATTACCGGCGGCGAGGGATGCACCGTTCCTTTACGATAGAGCTTCTTCATGTTTTCTTGGTTTTCAGTCAACCTGAAGTTGTTCAGCCTCGACAGTTCcaagagatgaagattaaaagaagagaaaagaaaagacttTGGAGTTTGAAGGGTAGATGAGGTTTTATTCTGATTCTGTGCAGAGAAGAGGGAGAAAGAGAGAAATAAATGggtgggaagagagagagagagaaatgaagAGATGCTATTGCAATCGGTATCTGATAGTATTAGTAATAGTAATATTAATTAATGTGTTGTGGTAATTAATGTAACATAATGAAATTGTTAATGGAGTATACATTGGGAAGGGGTAGTGCTCACGTGTGATGCGGTTCTTCATCACTTCCTGCTCCTCTGCTATACCTGCCACTcgatacttattttttttttttaaaaattatcaaagtattagtg is a window from the Arachis hypogaea cultivar Tifrunner chromosome 1, arahy.Tifrunner.gnm2.J5K5, whole genome shotgun sequence genome containing:
- the LOC112706122 gene encoding uncharacterized protein gives rise to the protein MKKLYRKGTVHPSPPVISDHHLAFLPPAILTLTVALSPQDLEVLAYLLTCPFSSSPSSSNPKPRRTTTTTTNNNGNSQKVVVEGNHPPLYNCGCFICYKIYWERWDNSPNQRRIHEIIDAYEAWLESNNEPPKNKKKDKRNKKGSYKSKPEQLALVSDEPMESAAESSKSSGAGRVDDEAGDGGGDVGVEGGEEKGPVRRLVSFIGDKIWGGWGQGQ